The following nucleotide sequence is from Eschrichtius robustus isolate mEscRob2 chromosome 10, mEscRob2.pri, whole genome shotgun sequence.
GACAGACAAGTAAGGATTCTTCAGCTGCTTTCCAAAGAGCGCTGTCTGTGCAGAGAAGCCAGCAGGGGCTGAACTGCCCTGGGCTGCACCAGCCATTGGCGGCCTCCTTGGGCCTGGCTTTGGGGTGCTGTGTTCAGATATATAAGGTTTGACTGAGATGTCGGACACATACGTTCATTCCAGAGGGGTCCCAAGTTTGATGTCTGTAACGCCCACTTCCCCTCCAGGGGGCACAGTCACTGGCCGTAATTTCCGCGTTGTAGGTGGTGACACTGGGAAATGGATTCAGTCTGTCACACCAGATGATTTAGGAACCTCATGTGGTCCACAGCAGTTACTCTGGGGATGGAAGTGGGATTCTAGGGGGCGGTTGACCGTGAAGGGGGGAACTTTCATGTTTTGCTCTGTCTGCTTATATATGGTTTGAAGCATTTTTACAACAAAAACATATGTTCgtgatttaaagagaaaagaaaaccacattgGCAGGCAGCAAATCTGGCAGGTGTTTTCTCAGACAGGAGCAGAGAGGGGtcttcatccttccttcctttcctctcccttcccaggaGGGGGCCGGCTGCCCTGCTGTGACAAAGCCACACTGCTGGAAGTTGCTGGGAAACACAGTGGGGTCTCTCCTAGCAGTACCTCCTACACAGAACCTCTGGGTAGGGAAGTTTGCAAGGTCACCATGAGCGTCCTAGCCATCTGTGTTCCCCTGGAACTGGACGGGACAACTAGGTGTTGCCCACTGGGCACAGCCTCAGCCAGGAGCACCTGGGGCCGTGTAGCTCCCCAGCACCAGCCCCGCTCTAGCCCTGGAAGCAGGCGGCCTGGACTCCCAGCAGCACAGGCTGCGTTTCCTCACGTTACTCCACAGCTGTGTCCAGTACCACCTGGGGGACGTAAAGTTACTGGCCTGCTTATCAcatgctatctttttttttcctttgcttgctgtattttttttttataagacttAATTGTGGAAAATTTTTAGAGTAAAGAGAAtggtattaatataatatattaatataaacccCTGTGTGCCCATCACCAAATTTCAACAGTTACCAGCTCATGTGGACCCCACTGTCTTATCAAAGCTTCACACATGGTAAATCAGCTGATCCTGAACTTTCCAAGACCTGAATCTGTTTCCCCCAAGCAAGAAAAGGTTGATCATTCTGTGTTTGCTTTTCAGGAATCCTGGGAGCAGTAATTTACAGAAAATAGCCAAGGAGCCAGTAATTGACTACTTTGATGTCCAGGACTGAGGCGATCAAGATGCACttagaaaaaagaatgattaGGTGGGGTGGAGACTCTTGCCAGCAGATAAATCATGCTTGTTCCCAACTGCCTGGTGGACTCAGAGCTCACATACTGTCTTGAACTGATACATCCAAAGCATGAGTGTGTCAGAAATCCCCTTGTCCTCTCTTCTGTCTGTATAAAGTGTTTCAGTATGTCTCTAACTAGACGGTCACTAGTGATTCAGTCGTATTTGCAGAGGCTCCTCACACCACCACCGTGATCGCTCTGATGGTTGGGGGAACATTGGGCTTGATTCAGTCAAACCAGAATTTTAGCCTGAAAATGTCCCTTAGTCATGGTCTCAGTTGTCCCAGTTATCCATCCTCCTCCTGAAAATGCCTGCAGCATCAGGTGCACCTcgtttttttaattcaaagtgaTCACTATCTTTGGAAAGACATAGGCTAACTTCTCAATCCAAAATACCAAACATTGAATTGGTACACCACAGCTGGAATCACACATGGGGTTAAACCCAGCTGTCTTAGCTGAGTCTTTTGTCCAGAATTCTCGTAGGTCTACCGAGCTGAACTTGTTTTAGTGGTCCTCAGTACCATCAGTTCCAGACCTAGGAGAGGGGTCGGGAGACTTTACAGAATTCCGTCTTCTGGAGTCCGGGGGAAGGCGCCTCATAGCACATCGCTGAGCCTGTGTGGTGACAGACAGGTTAGCCTATCCATTGTGGTGGTGGAGGACATAGAGCGAGCTCCTCCTTCCAGCGGGTTCACACTGCAGCCTCTGCGTACTGACCAGTGCAGCCCGAACTCCTCCTCTCTGGTTGAGAAAGAGTCTCTGGGACACTTAACCTTTCCTCTGTTGCTTTCTCCCAGGCCTGCAGCAGCCGTATTGGCTTTCCCTGTCTCTGAGCTCTGGACCTCTGTTTGAATATTCAAAAAACCATGTGGACAGTCCAGGGCTTATGCCAGCAGCCCACTGGAGGCATTCTTCAGGCTCCTTTTAAGGCAGGTACATCAGTAGTTACATTCGTTTGGCTCTCTGTGCATTGGCACCTCTCCAGCATGGAGGCCAGACTTCCAACAACTTCCTTCTGCTCCAGAACAAGCCACAAGCCCCAGAGCAACAGAAGGAGAATTGAGAAGTGACATCACAAACCTGGCACTTAATTTTACTAGGAAGAGCAGGGCTGCCCTTTGGTCCTGACCCAGATGATCTGCCTTGAAGGGCATGATGTACAGCAATGGGAACAGGTGACTGGAGGGAAGAGACGGAGAGCTACAAAACCACCTCTAACTGAGCCCGTTTAGCAGAGGGTCAGTGGCACCACACCCAACAGGAAGCTCATGAGCATCTGTTACTTCTTTCAAGCAGTGAGTTCAGTGGGTGAACTGTACATTGAGAGCATCTCAAAATCAGCAGGAAGCAGGAGACCTGATCTCACATTTCAGCTCTGCCACGTAACAGCTTGCGGCTGCTTGGTGGAGTGGCGATATCACCTAACTCACcagggttgtgaggattaaatgagataacgtaCATGGAGGTGCCTGGTCTGTTATAGGTGCTGAAAGTTTATAGTAGCTGGAAAATATATAggcatcttctttctccataatACCAGCCAAGTGAAAAATTAGAATGCTAAGCAGGGCACTTCCGGTGAATGCTTGCGTCCCTACCAGCATGTGCTAGGGCTGTGGGAAACAGACATGGCCTGTTCTTTTACAGTTAGTAATCCAGTGGGGGATACATACctgaacaaataaaatgaaatggtttGGACTGGCACAAATAGGTCATTAGTCTGTTTATTAAAAGCTGAAGGGCTGTACCAGGAGTTTTTTGTGGCATGCTAGGAACGGCTTAGCCCTCATGCTTAGGGGAAGGACCCCTGAATGGGGAACAAAAACAGAAGGAAGCATTTGAGCTGAGTCTTGAGATGGTAGACTGCCATTTGGAGGAGAGAGGCATGCTGAGTAAAGGTAAAAGGCATGAAGCCCGGGGCTGTGGTTTGTGGGAGGTTTGAGGAAGGATTAGTTGTCCAGAGTGGGCAGACAACTGGAGAGACGGTTGTTAAGCTGGAGAGGTGGACGGGGGTCAGTTTGTAGAGAGCCacagggagccactgaaggatcCTAAGCAGAGAGCAGCATGGCTGGATTGATGACCTAGGACAGGAGTTGGCAAaggttttctgtaaagggccagatacttTAGACTTTGTGTTGTGGCCACCCAACTCTGCCACCGTCGTGTGCACACAGCCCCAGACAGTACCTGAGGGGATGAGCATTACTGTTGTGATAACACTTTATAGACACCAAATCAGAATTTCATTGAACTTTTACATGtcccaaaataattttatttttttccaaccttttagaaattaaaaaaaaaaaaacattcttagcttGTGGGTTGTTCAAAAACAGGCTAGATTTGGCCGTGACCTTAGTTTGCCCACCCTGTTCCTAGAGCTGTTACTCAGGCAGAGTGTGTAAAAGGGATTGGAGGGCTAACTTTGAGACAAGAGACCCAGCCAAGAGCTGCCAGAGTGATCCAAGTGAGAGGAAGAGGGTGGTGGGAGTTGGTGCTGCAAAGAGGGAAGAGGTTCAGGAGATCCAGGAGGTAGGATAGGCTGCCAGGGTTCAGCAGGGAGCTAGCCCCCCTTGGATCACCAAAGGGACCTCAGACCCCTCAGCAAAGGGAAGCTGTTTCTCATGTGTTTGGTGGATTCTTCACTAAGCAGTGGCCTTAGACAAAATTTTACACATCAAAGTAAATTACATTTAGTGTGAGCTAAAGGAAAAGTCACCTCCACCCCTTAACGTGGAGGGAGCCAGTGGGCATCAGGACCCCACTTTTGCTCCCTAAGAATCTGGTGGTATCTTCCTACCCCTCCAGCCCCACAGTCTCCTCCAACAGGAGTTTCTTCATGGGGCCAGAGCTTTCCAGAGGCCAAGTTCTTAACTCTGGAATTCCCTCTGGCTTGTCTAGCGGGGCTGGCTCCTCTCAACAGTGGTACAGTCTGGCGTGTGGTGGGAGGTTGTGTGCAGGAAGGAGATGAAAGCAGCCCTCCTAGTTGCAGGGTCTGTGTGAAGCCGCTCTGGATCCTGTCCTGGACAGGGCCTGGCCAGGCTGGGGAAGAGGccaggggaggggaagaaggaatgtCAGTCTTGTGGGGGAGGTGCAGAGTCTCAAACAGTGGGTCCTGAGGTTTAGGTCTGGGGGAGTCCTTGCCATGTGGTGCTGGCCTTGCTTCATGCCTGAGAGCCTGGAGATCTTGTTCTCTAAGGAAAACCTACCGGTGTGCCTCCTCTTCCAGAACTGGGGAGGgatggccaggccaggccagagcTCCTTCCCCTTCACGGACCTGCCTTCTTCATCAGTCCCCTCACTCACACACCTGCCACGTGGTCAAGCCTCTGGAGCCTGTCCCAGGACTGTCTCTCAGGGCGTAGGGAGGGAAGGAACAGAGCAGTCGTGAAGCTGCTGGGGCATTCAGTCACCTCCCCCCTtaccccccacccgccccccgcctACCCCAAGCCTGCCACATGGGTGAGGGAGTGAGGGGTCTTCACCTACCCACACTTTCCCAAGAATTTCTAATAGAAGAATAGCTTCTAATACACCAAGCACTGTGCTCATCTCTTTTACTCCTCAAAGCCCCATAAAGTATGTATCCTTATTTTCCCGATGAGGAAACCGAAGGTGGGAGAAGTTAGATCACTTGCCCAAGACCACTCAGTGAGTTGGGGATCTGAAATTCCTACCAGGTCTGACCACAAGACCTGTGTCCTCCCCACTCCCTGGGCAGAGCAGTGGCAGCTCACACAGCTCATTCTGGAGTCACTAAGACTGCGCGGCCCAGCAGGTCAGGACAAGTGGGAGGGAAGCCTATAGCATGTCCCAGTGTAGAGAAGACCCCCAGAAGATGAGACCTTTTCCTACGGTGGCCACGAGGGGGCAGTGTGTATCCCCAAACCAGGAGCCTGGGCATGGGGCGAGGGAAGTACTTACACTTTGCCTCAGGAAAACACTCTTCAAAACTTTTTAGATGAGTTTATAACCGATATCTTTTAAGTTTATCaccttttcatctcttttttaatACTGTTTTTTCTCTGCTTATTGATAGACACAGTATAGGCACAGGAGGAAAaacatcccaggcagagggagcagccgTGGTGAAGGCTCAGTGGTAGAAACATGCCATGCACCTTCAAGGAACAGCAAAGCCACCAGGCCAAAAGGGAGTGAATAAAGGAGAGAGCAGCAGGGGCCTTGAGGTCATTGGAGGGCTTCGGGCAGAGGAGTGAATGCTAAGATCTGGCTCATTTTTGGAAAGGATCATCCCAGCTGCTGTATTGAGACTAGACTGTAAGGCTGAGTCAGAGCAAGCGGAGAGGCTGGGAGAGCAGTCAGAAGACCACTGCTGTAAAGCTGAGAGGTGGTTGGATTCTAGGTGCGATTTGCAAATAACACCTATAGGATTTGCTGACGGCTGGGATGTGGCGTGTGAGAGGAGCAGAAACGACTTCAAAGTTTTGGGCCTGAGCAACGGGAAGATTGAATTTGCCATTTACTGGGATAGGAAAGAGTGTGGGAGGAGCAGGCTTGCAGGACGAAAATCTGTCCAGTAGGCGGTTGTCTGTGGGAGTCTGAAGCCTGGAGACAGGATTGAGCTGGAGATCTCATTTGGGGAGCTGTTGGCATATAATGGTATTTAAAGGCTGGTGAAATCATTTTGGGAGGGAGGGTGAAAGAGAAGAGGTCCAAGGATTTTGCCCTGGGCACTCTGTCATCCAGAGGGCAGGGAGCTGAGGACAGGGCAGGAATCAGAAATTGCCAGAGCCAGAGCTGGGGCCTGAAGCTGCAGGACTCAGTGATACGGGGAAGTGCTGTGGAGTGAGGGTCTCTAGGGCTTTTTTCCATGTTGCCCAGGAGGGCATGAGCTTCCCTCACTTGTCCTGACCGTCTGAACCACCTGAGGGAAGGAACCGGCCCTAAGGTACAGGTCAGTTAAGGCCTCAGAGTGTTTGGGCTCCCGGGGCCCGGGGAGATCATGGGCCTTGGCTGCTTCCTCCTCTTTAGCCGTCTCTAAAACATGGGTGCTCCCCAGGGCTCCATCGTTTCTCCCTGGGCACCTCATCCAACTGCAAGCCTTCAGCTGCCACCCTGGGCTTCAAAGCTCTTTCTCTAGCCCAGGCCCGTGCCTCTCCCACGATGTCCCACAAGTCCCTCTAATTCAGCACATCCAACCTCTAGACTGTCTCCGGTGTCTCCAACCAGTCTCCCCCATCCAGTCTCCCCTGCCCTGGCACTGGGCCTCCGTTAGGAATTTATCTTCAGTCTAACGTCCCCTGACCTGGGGCCAGAGGCCAGGGCATAGGTGGAGGAATGTGGCGGGGCAGTGAGGGCAGGAACACACTCTTGCTGGCCCTGGCAGGGCTGTTCCAGGGGCCTGTTGGAACCCTCATCTGAGGAATCCTCTTTATCAGCCAACAAGGATTCTGTTGGGTCCCTGGAGGACTCAAAGGCTCAGCCCTAGATTTATGACCTCATTTGTGTGCCTGGGCATACCTGGCTCTGAACCGTGTGTCTCATCTCTCAGCCTCTGAGCTCCATCACTCACTCAGGCCCCCAACTGAGCCCAGAGCATCCCCTGCACACACCCTCCAgcacctccccccaccaccttGGCTCCTGAACACAGACCCAAGGGGAGACCGTGAACTCTGGTAAACTTGTTCCATCATAGTGGAATGCTGATGGCAAAACTGAAACCTGAAGCACCTCATTCCTCTGGGCCACGtgacccccattttgcagatgaggaaactgaggcccagagaggttcaaTAACCTGCCAGAGCTCGGTAGGGGGCACTTGAGTGTTTGGGCTCTTTTGTTTATTtagagattttgtttttgttttttaatgttttcctgttattttAACTGTACCTGTATGTTTTATACATACGTTTACAGAATATATTTCACAATTTAAAGACCAAACAAAACCCGGCAGAGATCGTATCAACAAAGGACTGTAATCCCTACTCTGTACCCCTTACTGAGCCAGCCTCCCCAGCTCCCAGATTCCTTGGGTGTCAGGTGGGCGTGGTGACATGAGGACCACGAGACGGTGTAGAGTGATAACAGTACGCACCCTCCCCATGTGCCAGGCATAACTCATTTCATCatcccagcagccctgggaggtgggAGCTATTATTCTTCTGTCCTGcctaaggtcatacagctagtgagtggcagagcggGTATTTGGATCCGGGCGGGCTGGCCTCATTGTCTGTGCTCTTAGGTGCCACGGTTATGAGCCCTGCAGCACATGGGAGGGTGGCGTCACGCCTATTCCCACTCTGGGTTAAGCACAGGGGTGGATGCAGAGCCAAGCTCAGGCTGCATGGCTCTAAGTGGCCACAGCCTTCTCCCTCTGAGGGTGCCAACACCAAGGTCCAGCCCGAGATGGCTTCTCCCACCTCTTCCTGGGCTGCAAGACCTCatctgagggagggacaatgagACCAGCCAGACCGAGGTgctgcctgtgtgtgtctgtccctcggaggccctgagTGGGAGAGCAGCAGGCTGGACAGGGAGTTAGGGGCTCTTCCCAAGGCCAGGACCACCGAGCTGAGGACCCAACCTTCATCGGCAAAGCCCTGGAGGGGCTTGGCCTGGGCCTGGGGGATCATTCTTGTCCCATCCCTGTCCCCATCTCAAACACAGCCTCAGCTGGCATAGGGGCAGGGGACAGTAATGGGGTCATGACATGAGGCTTCGAAGTGCTGAAAGAAGTCAGAGCTGGGAGGCTCCCCAGACACCAACAGATCCAAGCCTCATtgtacagacagggaaactgaggccccgagaAGGGAAGGGTCCTGtctgggtcacacagccagtgcaTGCTGGTCTGGGACTAGGAGAGTGGGAGAGGAGCCAGAGCTCCTATAGCTCACATCCCAGCCTGGCCCCCTGAGCTGCACAAATGTCCCTCCTGAGTCCAGCCAGGGAGTGGTTACAGGAGGGACTGTGTGTGAGCAGAACTCAGATCAGGGACCCATAAGGCGCCATGACACccgccccacctcctccctccctccctcccttcctcccctcctcccctccttccctccttccctccttccctccctccctcctttcctctctccctccctccctccctcccttctttccttccttcgttccttccCTCCTGCAGTGgcacctccctctctcctccagagACCTCCCTCACCTCTGCCCCAAGCCTTGGCCTCACCTCTCCACAGGCTTGGGCTGGGTTCACCCtacacccccccaccaccactcctCTGACCTTGTCTTCTTCCACTCCCCCACTCTTTCCATTCCAGCAATGGTCCGTCCATGCTCGAACCTCAGGTTCCTTGCACTGGCTATTCCCTCAGCCTGGCATGCTCTTCCCCCACATGTCCACATGGCTCACTGCCTCACCCCCTTCAGTTCTTTACTCATttacttcctcagctctccagtcTTCACTCCCACACACAATTCCTATCCTCCTTTCCTGCTTTTCCTGCTTAGTGTGTATCACAAACACACCACATATTTTGCACAGAATGTCAGCTCCGTGAGAACAAGGACATTTTCCATCTTAATTGTGCCTACATCCTCGGCTCTGGAACGGTGTCTGGCACGTTTGTAGGCTGTCAACCAAAGTCTGCCAAGAGAACAAAAGGGATGTGTGCCCTGTGCACAGAAATGCTCTGTGACCAGGGTCAGGGTTCATCTGAGCCTGACACTGGGATGAGAGTCTGCAGGAGGTTATGGGCAATGGGCCTAGTGTAGATCTGTAGCAGAGCAGTGGACAGGAGGAGGGGTTCTGGACAGAACCCCCTGGCTGGCCTGCCTCCAAAGCCGCCTCCCGGGAACATGAGGATGCCAGGAGGCTGAAGTGGTCAGTGGGGCAGAGGAGGGTAGGAAGCAGAACCCTAGGGCCTGTATATGCCCCTCCCATCTGTGACTGAGGCCTTAGGGTCACACTGCTCTGGAACACCAGGAATGAGAGTGGCCACCCACCCTGTGTTCACAGGGTCACTGAGGCTGAGAGGGGAAGAGACCCGTCCAAGGTCACGGAGGGAGGCAGCTGGCTGGCATTTCCAGCTGTGGGCCCCTCCCTAGCCACTCCCAGCCCTGGTTCCCTGGCTCAGCTCCTCCCATCGTGGGATGTCAGACACACTCaagtctctccttcctccctgcacCCCCAGCCCCCTAATCTCAGTGGGTCCCATACCTGTCACTCTTCCCACCACCTGTTTTCATGCTATTgctatttcttcttcatcttttAGAATACATGATACCTACGAATGCATATATATCACAGTTGTATGTTATAAGCACAATCACATAACAAACCCAAAAATTTACCCCAACTCCAGAACTAGAAAATTATTAATAGCTTGCCCCCCATGCTCCTCCCCATCTTATCACCCATCTCTATCTCCATGGAGGAagcctcccttcttttttttttaagtagttttaTCACATACGTACACCCAAAGAATATATTCCTTTCTGCTTGTTTTTTAATGGTGTAAGGTGTCGTACTCCCTCGCTCTCTATGCCTCCAAACTTTCCCCGTGTTGTTGCAGGTAGCTGTTGTGCCTTAGTTTTCACTGATGTATCGTATTCCACTATATGTGACTAGACTGCAATGTAtctgttcctctgttgatggacatctgggatGTTTCCAGTGTCCCCTGACCACCCAGCTTGTGCCCCTCGTCAGCCAAACCTCTTGAGAGGCCCACTCCACCTCACAGCTGCCTCTTGGCTGTGCTCCCAGGACCCTGCTCACTGACCCTTCTTTCACCCTTCCTCGGCCCCAGCTATATCCCCGCAACCACAGTTTCCCCAATCTCTGCTTCAACTCTCTTCTGAGCTCCAGACCACACAAAAGGCATAatggtttattgagcacttactctgtgccaagcactatcCTCAGcattgtacatattttatttcattgaataTTCACATCAACCCAAATGGCAGGTAATATTATTagacccattttacaaatgagaaaaccgaggcccagagaggctgagtaacttgcccaagactaCACACCTCTTGCCCAAGTCCCATAGGCACCTCAAAGTCGATGTGTCCACGATATAACTTACCATCTTCCTCTTCAAACCAGTTCGTCTCCCATGCCCCACGCTCAGTGGGGACGTCTCCAACACCCTGGGCCCAAGCCAGAAACTGGAAGTGAGCCCTGGCCCCCACCTCTTCCTCACCCACTCCTTCCTCGAGTCCAAGCCCAGGTTCTGCAGGTTTTACCTCCTTGGTATTAGGCAaatcccttctctcctctctgcccacaaGCGCTGACCTGTTAGCTGGCCTGCCACTCCTCTGAAGCAGCCTCACGCCACACTCCCTTGAAGGCCCCAGTCTCCCCGTTTTCCAGCATCCTGCACACTGCAGCTCAGGTGGGCTTTCTAaacctcatcttgccatgcccaCACTTCCAGAAGAAAGCCCAGCCTCCTCTGCCCGCTGTCTCCTCCTACCTTAAAAAGTGTGGCAACCAGCCCCAGGAAGGACACCCCCAGCCCCCATTCTGCCCTGTCTCCTCCTGAGGCTGGGCTACGAGCCCCCTCTTCACCACTTAGCTCCTTCCTTGTGATTGCCTGTCCCCAGTAGGGGCTGCCCCCCTCGAAGGCAGAGACCCAGCCTCATCCCCAGGGCCTGCACCCAGGAGGAGCTCCATGATTGTTGGAAGGCTAAATGCACGAGCAGTGACAGGAGCCATGGGTGATGCTGCCTTCTGAGTCCCAGAACGCAGATGATTCTGCACCCCCGGGGTCAGTGGACTCTGGCTGCCCCACCGCCACCCAACCTCTGCACCTGTCCCCCTGCACCCCACGAGACCATTTCCTGTGCCCTTTGGAAGGATTTTCCTCTCTGCATCTTCCTTTCCAACTCTGGAACTCCTTACTGTGGGAGAGCTCTGGCCTCAGGAAGAAGGAAGATGAGCCCAATCTCTTACCTCCTTTCAGTCTTCATCAGGCATTTTCAAGGGTGGGGGAGACTTTGCTCCCATGGGAGAAAAAATGGATCCTTGGAAGGgagagatttttttaatcttactttTTTTTGTATAAAGCAAAGATATATGTACAGTACGTAAACAGATATACAGtatatctgtggtattaaaatACTGTGTGATTAAGGAAGAAATGTCTAAAAGGCTCCTGAGGGGGCGATAATGAAAACAGGATTGAGAAACTCTGACCTACACACTTGGGACTTGCCTTGCCTGGTCCAAGGACTGGCCAGAACTGAGGGAGAGTGTAGAGTCCTGTCCCAGGGCACTCAAGGTATATCCAGAACTGACCCCCACCTGCTAGCTGGTGTCCCTTCCCCCAAGCTATCCCCTCCTACCCTGTGCCTGAAAGTCCATTGTTCTGTGTCCGGTGTCCTGTGATCTGATCCTGTTCTTACCGAGGCCACAGGTTGGCCCTTCCACTTTCTTCCCCAGGGGCGACCCAGCTCCCAGGGCCGGAAGGAGTCGGAGGCCTCTCAGCTCTATGCTCAGCCTTGGGCTACGGCATAACCCTGGGGCTCCTGGAAGAATCCACGAGGGAAGCCCAACCACAGGAGGCACCCAGGAACCGGGGGTGCCACTGTGGGACAAGGCTTTCTTTATTGGGATGGGGATGGGGTCACAAATAGTCTTACTTAGAGGTGCTCTAGGCAGATGGGGTCACTTAAGGGTGGGACAGGACTGAAGGTCTGTTGTCGGGGGACACAGAGACAGGGGTGAGGGAAGAGGTCATGGGTGGGTGAGACATGGTCTTGGGCAACACAGGTGTTCTGCGGTCTTCATACGTCAAGGGAGTCTCCAGTATCTGGGGCTCCTGTTGGATGCTGGAGCCAATGAAGATCAAGTAGATGATGGCACCTAAGTAGGCACCCAGGGGTGGGGCCACCACTGgcacccaccaccagtccttgGCGCTGCAGGCAAGAGGCAGAGGCCTGCTTAGGGGACCGATGCCCAGCATGGCACCTGCATCTACCTCAGGCCGAGACAGAGAGTAGGGCCTGAGAGTAGAGGAGAAACCCCACCTTAACCCGGGAGTTGCCCCTGAGCCTGGGGCACCAACCAGCTTCAGCCTGATTCAGGGACAGAGGCGGGTCTGGGGCAGGGTTGACATTCAGTCCAGGAGCAGGGTCTGGAGGAAAGTCAGGACCCACTCTTGCCTCCCCAGGCCACTGGGAGCTCTGCAGGATGCTCCTGGGCCACTCCACCCCTCCACATGTAGGGAACCCACAGAAAACTCACAGGAGTGGGCTGGACTAGGCAGTACCTGAAGACCTGTGTGCCCCAGCCAGCAATGAAGGTGAAGAAGCGTGGAGGCAGGTCCCGGGAGGGGTTGATGGCATATCCTGAGTTCATGCCCATGGACGCTCCAATGATGACAACAAGGATGCCGATCACCAAGGCCTGTGTCCCTTGCAGTGCTGGGTTGTTCCCCTTGTCCGTGATGGCGAAGAGACACAGCTGAAGCATCCCTGTCACTAACACCTGGGGAGCAGACACCGTGGCAGCCACCTGGGGTCCCTAGCCAAGCCATAGGGCCTCAGCAGTGCCCCCAGCCCAAACCCGCTGGCAGAGACATGTCCTGGTACAAGGACAAGTCCCCATCCAGAGTTCTTGTCCTCTTCACCATGAGGGGCTGCCTGCTGGCCCCCTCCTGAGTGGGGGAGGGCTTGAGGAGGGGCACCCACCCTGGACCACTGACCTCATCCAGGAAGCCCCTCCACAAGGTCATGTGGTCAGGAAGGTAGGTGGCAAAAATGTTAGCAGTGGCTGTGGGACCAGTCACTGTCAGCCTTCCCCCCGAGTAGTCGATGATGGCGGCTGTGGAAACACAGATTGAGTATAAACCTGCCCCCAGCCAAACCGCACTGCAGTCTCAGAGATGAGGTtgtaggatggagggcagggagCAGCTCCAAGACTTTTCTCTCCCAGACATTTTCACAGGCTAGGACACTT
It contains:
- the AQP7 gene encoding aquaporin-7 isoform X2, which codes for MTQADRKKRSTRMSKMVTPPAVTRMKAVLQKEMVREFLAEFLSTFVMMVFGLGAIAHMVLGDKMGSYLGVNLGFGFGVTMGVHMAGNISGRMSWKKFPVYVLGQFLGSFLAAATIYCLFYTAIIDYSGGRLTVTGPTATANIFATYLPDHMTLWRGFLDEVLVTGMLQLCLFAITDKGNNPALQGTQALVIGILVVIIGASMGMNSGYAINPSRDLPPRFFTFIAGWGTQVFSAKDWWWVPVVAPPLGAYLGAIIYLIFIGSSIQQEPQILETPLTYEDRRTPVLPKTMSHPPMTSSLTPVSVSPDNRPSVLSHP
- the AQP7 gene encoding aquaporin-7 isoform X1, which produces MTQADRKKRSTRMSKMVTPPAVTRMKAVLQKEMVREFLAEFLSTFVMMVFGLGAIAHMVLGDKMGSYLGVNLGFGFGVTMGVHMAGNISGAHMNAALTFTNCALGRMSWKKFPVYVLGQFLGSFLAAATIYCLFYTAIIDYSGGRLTVTGPTATANIFATYLPDHMTLWRGFLDEVLVTGMLQLCLFAITDKGNNPALQGTQALVIGILVVIIGASMGMNSGYAINPSRDLPPRFFTFIAGWGTQVFSAKDWWWVPVVAPPLGAYLGAIIYLIFIGSSIQQEPQILETPLTYEDRRTPVLPKTMSHPPMTSSLTPVSVSPDNRPSVLSHP